A DNA window from Pseudomonas sp. B21-056 contains the following coding sequences:
- the pncB gene encoding nicotinate phosphoribosyltransferase → MSESVFADRIVQNLLDTDFYKLTMMQAVLHNYPNVEVEWEFRCRNSEDLRPYLAEIRFQIERLAELSLSADQLSFLERISFLKPDFLRFLGLFRFNLRYVYTGIENDELFIRLRGPWLHVILFEVPLLAIVSEVRNRYRYRDVILEQAREQLYRKFDWLTANASAEELSDLQVADFGTRRRFSYRTQEEVVNVLKHDFPGRFVGTSNVHLSRELDMKPLGTMAHEWIMAHQQLGPRLIDSQIAALDCWVREYRGLLGIALTDCITMDAFLSDFDLFFAKLFDGLRHDSGDPVIWAEKAIAHYHKLGIDPMSKTLVFSDSLTLPKCLEIFRALRGRINVSFGIGTNLTCDIPGVEPMSIVLKMISCAGQPVAKISDEPGKTHCKDPNFVAYMRHVFQVPADLSGTSSKE, encoded by the coding sequence ATGAGCGAGAGTGTGTTTGCCGATCGCATCGTGCAGAACCTGCTCGACACCGACTTCTACAAGTTGACGATGATGCAGGCGGTGCTGCACAACTACCCCAACGTCGAAGTCGAATGGGAGTTTCGTTGCCGCAACAGCGAAGACCTGCGCCCCTATCTGGCGGAGATCCGCTTCCAGATCGAGCGCCTGGCCGAGCTCAGCCTGAGCGCCGATCAGTTGAGCTTCCTGGAGCGCATCAGCTTCCTGAAACCGGATTTCCTGCGCTTTTTGGGCCTGTTTCGCTTCAACCTGCGCTACGTGTACACCGGCATCGAAAACGACGAGCTGTTCATCCGCCTGCGCGGGCCATGGTTGCATGTGATCCTGTTCGAAGTGCCGCTGCTGGCCATCGTCAGTGAAGTGCGCAATCGCTATCGCTACCGTGATGTCATCCTCGAGCAGGCCCGGGAGCAGTTGTACCGCAAGTTCGACTGGCTGACGGCCAACGCCAGCGCCGAGGAACTGTCCGACCTGCAAGTGGCGGATTTCGGTACCCGGCGCCGGTTTTCCTACCGCACCCAGGAAGAAGTGGTGAACGTGCTCAAGCACGATTTCCCCGGGCGTTTCGTCGGCACCAGCAATGTGCACTTGTCCCGGGAACTGGACATGAAACCCCTGGGAACCATGGCCCATGAATGGATCATGGCCCACCAGCAACTGGGCCCGCGGCTGATCGACAGCCAGATCGCCGCCCTCGATTGCTGGGTGCGCGAGTACCGGGGCCTGCTGGGGATCGCGCTGACCGACTGCATCACCATGGACGCCTTCCTGAGCGACTTCGATCTGTTCTTCGCCAAGCTGTTCGACGGCCTGCGCCACGACTCGGGCGACCCGGTGATCTGGGCCGAGAAAGCCATCGCCCACTACCACAAGCTCGGCATCGACCCGATGAGCAAGACCCTGGTGTTCTCCGACAGTCTGACGTTGCCCAAATGCCTGGAGATTTTCCGTGCATTGCGTGGTCGCATCAATGTCAGCTTCGGTATTGGCACCAACCTGACCTGCGACATCCCGGGCGTCGAGCCCATGAGCATCGTACTCAAGATGATCAGCTGTGCCGGGCAACCCGTGGCCAAGATTTCAGACGAGCCCGGCAAGACCCACTGCAAGGACCCGAATTTCGTCGCCTACATGCGACACGTTTTCCAAGTACCTGCCGACCTTTCTGGCACATCAAGCAAGGAGTGA
- a CDS encoding circularly permuted type 2 ATP-grasp protein: MPDLLDRYPLTPGTYHELLDDSGAVRPHWRRLLDQLQRSTPAQLMQRQALLARQIQENGVTYNVYADPKGADRPWELDLLPHVVDAQEWKQLSAGIAQRARLLNAVLADLYGPQRLISEGLLPAELVFGHNNFLWPCQGISPPDGIFLHLYAVDLARTPDGRWWVTADRTQAPSGAGYALENRMIVSRAFPDLYRDLKVQHLSGFFRTLQETLARQAPSDGEPPLVVLLTPGRFNESYFEHLYLARQLGYPLVEGGDLTVRDATVYLKTLSGLRRVHAIMRRLDDDFCDPLELRTDSALGVPGLLEAVRQGRVLVANALGSGVLESPGLLGFLPKICQFLFGEDLLLPSIATWWCGEPPVLAQALEKLPHLLIKPAFPSQSFRPVFGRDLNEEQRGRLAARIQARPYAYMAQELPQLSQAPVWQAEDGLLQPRAIGMRVYAVSGEEDYRVLPGGLTRVAAEADAEVVSMQRGGASKDTWVLGEQAPGSEQWKAQRTVGVHDLVRRDPYLPSRVVENLFWFGRYCERCDDSARLLRIMLARYVDGDDPQALQSAVSLGESLMLLPEEGELPERLLAALLGDDWSFSLRSNLQRLQWAASQVRGKLSRENWQALVELQREALELETEEADFGELLDFLNRLVMSLAALSGFALDDMTRDEGWRFLMIGRRLERLQFLSSSLAAFLRGEAVFDQAGLEWLLELGNSSITYRSRYLAVAQLIPVLDLLLLDEQNPHAVLFQLKLVTRTLKRLNDDFGAPRETALPELVTRLSRFDLRCLENPLFGEASLRAALDGLAELLQEVADVSGQVSDRLALRHFAHVDDVSQRTVSV; the protein is encoded by the coding sequence GGCGTCACCTATAACGTCTATGCCGATCCGAAGGGCGCCGACCGGCCGTGGGAGCTGGACCTGTTGCCCCACGTCGTCGATGCGCAGGAGTGGAAACAGCTGTCGGCCGGTATTGCCCAACGTGCCCGGTTGCTCAACGCGGTGCTGGCCGACCTCTACGGGCCGCAACGGCTGATCAGCGAGGGCCTGTTGCCGGCGGAGCTGGTATTCGGGCACAACAATTTCCTCTGGCCCTGCCAGGGCATCAGCCCGCCGGACGGGATTTTCCTGCATTTGTATGCCGTGGACCTGGCGCGCACGCCCGATGGTCGTTGGTGGGTCACGGCGGATCGGACCCAGGCGCCTTCCGGAGCCGGTTATGCGTTGGAAAACCGCATGATCGTCTCCCGCGCTTTTCCCGATCTGTATCGGGACCTGAAGGTTCAGCACCTGTCCGGTTTCTTTCGCACCTTGCAGGAAACCCTCGCCCGGCAGGCCCCCAGCGATGGCGAGCCGCCCCTGGTGGTGCTGTTGACGCCGGGGCGCTTCAACGAAAGCTATTTCGAACACCTTTACCTCGCGCGCCAGCTTGGCTATCCGCTGGTGGAAGGGGGCGACCTGACCGTTCGCGACGCCACGGTCTACCTCAAGACCCTCAGCGGGCTGCGTCGGGTCCACGCGATCATGCGCCGGCTCGACGATGATTTTTGCGATCCGCTGGAGCTGCGCACCGATTCGGCCCTGGGTGTGCCGGGGTTGCTGGAGGCGGTGCGCCAGGGCCGGGTGCTGGTGGCCAACGCCTTGGGCAGTGGCGTGCTGGAGTCGCCGGGTCTGTTGGGGTTCCTGCCGAAGATCTGCCAATTCCTGTTTGGCGAAGACTTGCTGCTGCCTTCCATCGCCACCTGGTGGTGCGGCGAGCCGCCGGTGCTGGCCCAGGCCCTGGAGAAGCTGCCTCACCTGTTGATCAAGCCGGCGTTCCCTTCCCAGAGCTTCAGGCCGGTGTTCGGTCGTGACCTGAACGAAGAGCAACGCGGCCGTCTGGCGGCACGGATCCAGGCGCGGCCCTACGCGTATATGGCCCAGGAGCTGCCGCAGCTGTCCCAGGCCCCGGTCTGGCAGGCCGAAGACGGTCTGTTGCAGCCGCGGGCCATCGGTATGCGCGTGTATGCGGTGTCCGGTGAGGAGGATTATCGGGTGCTGCCGGGCGGCCTGACCCGGGTGGCGGCCGAGGCCGACGCCGAAGTGGTGTCGATGCAGCGCGGCGGCGCCAGCAAGGACACCTGGGTGCTGGGAGAGCAGGCGCCAGGCAGTGAACAATGGAAGGCCCAGCGCACCGTGGGTGTTCACGACCTGGTCCGGCGGGATCCGTACCTGCCGTCCCGGGTGGTGGAAAACCTGTTCTGGTTCGGTCGCTATTGCGAGCGCTGCGATGACAGCGCGCGTCTGCTGCGGATCATGCTGGCGCGTTATGTCGATGGCGATGATCCGCAGGCCCTGCAATCGGCAGTGTCCCTGGGTGAAAGCCTGATGCTGCTGCCCGAAGAGGGTGAGCTGCCCGAGCGTCTGCTGGCGGCGTTGCTGGGCGACGACTGGTCGTTCAGCCTGCGCTCCAACCTGCAGCGCTTGCAGTGGGCGGCCTCGCAGGTGCGTGGCAAATTGTCCCGGGAGAACTGGCAGGCGTTGGTGGAGTTGCAGCGCGAGGCTCTGGAGCTGGAAACCGAAGAAGCGGATTTCGGTGAACTGCTGGATTTTCTCAACCGACTGGTGATGTCCCTGGCGGCGCTTTCCGGCTTCGCCCTGGACGACATGACCCGCGATGAGGGTTGGCGCTTCCTGATGATCGGCCGGCGCCTGGAGCGCCTGCAATTTCTCAGCAGCAGCCTGGCCGCGTTCCTGCGAGGCGAAGCGGTGTTCGATCAGGCCGGGCTGGAATGGCTGCTGGAGCTGGGCAACAGCAGCATTACTTACCGCTCACGCTACCTGGCGGTCGCCCAGTTGATCCCGGTGCTCGACCTGTTGCTGCTGGACGAGCAGAACCCCCACGCGGTGCTCTTCCAGTTGAAACTGGTGACCCGTACCCTCAAGCGCTTGAACGATGACTTTGGCGCGCCCAGGGAAACCGCATTGCCGGAGTTGGTGACGCGTCTGTCACGCTTTGACCTGCGTTGCCTGGAGAATCCGCTGTTTGGCGAAGCCAGCCTGCGCGCAGCGCTCGATGGTCTGGCCGAGCTGTTGCAGGAAGTGGCCGATGTCAGCGGTCAGGTGTCGGATCGCCTGGCCTTGCGTCACTTTGCCCACGTCGATGACGTCAGCCAGCGCACGGTGTCCGTATGA
- the azu gene encoding azurin, giving the protein MFAKLVAVSLLTLASSQLMAAECKTTIDSTDQMSFSTKAIEIDKSCKTFTVELTHSGSLPKNVMGHNWVLSKEADMQPIATDGLGAGIDKNYLKDGDARVIAHTKIIGAGEKDSVTFDVSKLDAAEKYGFFCSFPGHISMMKGTVTLK; this is encoded by the coding sequence ATGTTCGCCAAACTTGTAGCAGTATCCCTGTTGACACTGGCCAGCAGCCAACTGATGGCAGCGGAGTGCAAGACCACCATCGACTCGACCGATCAGATGTCCTTCAGCACCAAGGCCATCGAGATCGACAAGAGCTGTAAGACCTTCACCGTTGAGCTGACGCACTCGGGCAGCTTGCCGAAAAATGTCATGGGCCATAACTGGGTGCTGAGCAAAGAGGCTGACATGCAGCCGATCGCGACCGATGGCCTGGGCGCCGGTATCGACAAGAACTATCTGAAAGACGGCGATGCTCGCGTCATCGCCCATACCAAGATCATTGGTGCCGGCGAGAAAGACTCGGTGACCTTTGACGTGTCGAAGCTCGATGCCGCCGAAAAATACGGCTTCTTCTGCTCGTTCCCAGGCCACATCTCGATGATGAAAGGCACCGTGACCCTGAAATAA
- the nadE gene encoding ammonia-dependent NAD(+) synthetase: MQAVQREIAEQLNVQPPFADDAALKAEIARRVSFIQDCLVNSGLKSLVLGISGGVDSLTAGLLAQRAMRELREKTGNPAYKFIAVRLPYETQFDEHEAQACVDFIEPDERHTVNIGPAVKALAKEVLAFEGKAPGARDFVLGNSKARMRMVAQYAIAGAEQGLVVGTDHAAEAVMGFFTKFGDGACDLAPLSGLVKNQVRSIARDFGAPESLVEKVPTADLEDLSPGKPDEAAHGVTYGEIDAFLHGQTIREEAARIICETYRKTEHKRVMPYAP, from the coding sequence ATGCAAGCCGTACAGCGTGAGATTGCTGAACAGCTCAACGTCCAGCCACCGTTCGCCGACGACGCCGCCCTCAAGGCCGAAATCGCTCGCCGGGTGAGCTTCATCCAGGACTGTCTCGTCAATTCCGGGCTCAAGAGCCTGGTGCTCGGGATCAGTGGCGGGGTCGACTCGTTGACCGCCGGCCTGCTGGCCCAGCGCGCCATGCGCGAGCTGCGGGAAAAAACCGGTAACCCGGCCTACAAGTTCATCGCCGTGCGCCTGCCGTACGAAACCCAGTTCGATGAACACGAAGCACAAGCCTGCGTGGATTTCATCGAACCGGACGAACGCCACACCGTCAACATCGGCCCGGCGGTCAAGGCCCTGGCCAAGGAGGTGCTGGCATTCGAAGGCAAGGCGCCGGGCGCGCGGGATTTCGTGCTGGGCAACTCCAAGGCACGGATGCGCATGGTCGCGCAGTACGCCATCGCCGGTGCCGAGCAAGGCCTGGTGGTCGGTACCGATCATGCGGCTGAAGCCGTGATGGGTTTCTTCACCAAGTTCGGTGACGGCGCCTGTGACCTGGCGCCCCTGAGCGGCCTGGTGAAGAACCAGGTCCGGTCCATCGCCCGCGACTTCGGCGCACCGGAATCGCTGGTGGAAAAAGTCCCCACCGCCGACCTCGAAGACCTGTCCCCGGGCAAACCCGACGAGGCCGCTCATGGCGTGACCTATGGCGAAATCGATGCCTTTTTGCACGGCCAGACCATTCGCGAAGAAGCAGCCCGGATCATCTGCGAGACCTATCGCAAGACCGAGCACAAGCGAGTGATGCCGTACGCCCCATAG
- a CDS encoding transglutaminase family protein produces the protein MNARYQILHDTHYHYDSPVSLAQQLAHLWPRSCDWQRCTDQQLLISPEPTTRRDELDVFGNPLTRLAFERPHDELLVNARLSIEVLARPELDFNLSPAWESTCQALTYSSRPLSEALLDACRYRFESPYVHLKRSFVEFSESCFPAGRPLMLCIRALMEKIFDEFTFDAEATQVATPLVEVLERRRGVCQDFAHLMLACVRSRGLAARYVSGYLLTQPPPGQPRLIGADASHAWISVFCPALGWVDFDPTNNVQPALEHITLAWGRDFSDVSPLRGVILGGGNHDPEVRVTVMPL, from the coding sequence ATGAACGCCCGTTACCAGATTCTTCACGACACCCACTACCACTACGACAGCCCGGTGTCCCTGGCCCAGCAGCTTGCCCACCTGTGGCCACGGTCCTGTGATTGGCAGCGCTGCACCGATCAGCAGTTATTGATCAGCCCGGAACCGACGACCCGCCGGGATGAACTGGATGTGTTCGGTAACCCGCTGACCCGCCTGGCCTTCGAGCGGCCCCATGACGAGTTGCTGGTCAACGCCCGCCTGAGCATCGAGGTGCTGGCCCGTCCCGAGCTGGATTTCAACCTGTCGCCGGCCTGGGAGTCGACTTGCCAGGCGCTGACCTACAGCAGCCGGCCGCTTTCCGAGGCGTTGCTGGACGCGTGTCGCTACCGCTTCGAGTCACCCTACGTGCACCTCAAGCGCAGCTTCGTCGAGTTTTCCGAAAGCTGCTTCCCAGCGGGACGCCCGCTGATGTTGTGCATCCGGGCGCTGATGGAGAAGATTTTCGATGAATTCACCTTCGATGCCGAGGCGACCCAGGTGGCGACGCCGCTGGTGGAGGTGCTGGAGCGGCGGCGGGGCGTGTGCCAGGACTTTGCCCACCTGATGCTGGCCTGCGTGCGCTCCCGTGGGCTGGCGGCGCGTTACGTCAGCGGCTACCTGCTGACCCAGCCACCGCCCGGCCAGCCACGGCTGATTGGCGCCGATGCGTCCCACGCCTGGATCTCGGTGTTTTGCCCGGCGCTGGGCTGGGTGGATTTCGACCCGACCAATAATGTGCAGCCGGCCCTGGAGCACATCACCCTGGCCTGGGGGCGGGATTTTTCCGACGTGTCGCCGTTACGCGGGGTGATCCTGGGGGGCGGTAATCACGACCCTGAGGTGCGGGTGACCGTGATGCCGTTGTAG
- a CDS encoding TIGR00730 family Rossman fold protein, producing MSIASVCVFCGASTGTDPAYREAAQALGRALAERRLTLVYGGGAVGLMGIVADAALAAGGEVIGIIPQSLKDKEIGHSGLTRLEVVDGMHARKARMAELSDAFIALPGGLGTLEELFEVWTWGQLGYHGKPLGLLEVNGFYSKLTAFLDHIVDEGFVRAAHRDMLQVSESAHDLLDALDEWQPSVQPKWVV from the coding sequence ATGTCCATCGCGTCTGTTTGTGTATTTTGCGGCGCCAGCACCGGCACCGATCCCGCCTACCGTGAAGCGGCGCAGGCGCTGGGGCGGGCATTGGCCGAACGCAGGCTCACCCTGGTCTATGGCGGCGGTGCCGTCGGCCTGATGGGCATCGTTGCCGACGCAGCGCTGGCGGCCGGAGGCGAGGTCATCGGCATCATTCCGCAAAGCCTGAAGGACAAGGAAATCGGCCACAGCGGCCTGACCCGCCTGGAAGTGGTGGACGGCATGCACGCTCGCAAGGCGCGCATGGCCGAACTCAGCGATGCTTTCATCGCCCTGCCCGGTGGCCTCGGTACCCTGGAAGAACTGTTCGAAGTCTGGACCTGGGGCCAGCTCGGCTATCACGGCAAGCCGCTGGGTCTGCTGGAAGTGAATGGCTTCTACAGCAAACTCACCGCTTTCCTCGACCATATTGTCGACGAAGGTTTCGTCCGCGCAGCCCATCGCGACATGCTGCAAGTGAGCGAGTCAGCCCATGACCTGCTCGATGCACTGGATGAATGGCAGCCCTCGGTACAGCCGAAATGGGTCGTGTAG